The proteins below come from a single Malus sylvestris chromosome 3, drMalSylv7.2, whole genome shotgun sequence genomic window:
- the LOC126616339 gene encoding GBF-interacting protein 1-like: MSGGGETRVSIPDNVKLTIQNIRDMTGKQHSDDEIYAVLRECSMDPNETAQKLLYLDTFHEVKSRKDRRKENSKGRASEDSKMPPGTQKRVSRGGGQGNYSSYFSSDAGGGRNYFARRENGANNFADRGPMSSPVKPVQKTKNTAAAPGTKASTGAPNGLKNLPNGNSTHGDSPKSPMGVDNNVREGFAAIVAKKSGDAAPCPAVGASTPTFGSLDDEKSVSIPNQPPVSATLDSASTIPSASDPAMSNHTQGTKKGSGNAVGLELSKSEKTTPSSVNSVQNGKTSIDSKVAENNGGITPSQPNLPSNHGVSMALMPYNSDTQSQMPSNGDKQSQNPSFPAKVALPEVATNAVEATPQLPRDSRISVAKHVTFPNHIQVPEALKNVLTFGSIDAPFGVRVDSDKGTGGDNFSMGAVESSQDTDDTAKEPSHSNDIVSSRAQGDFSENPVSLANALEKLPPLDNVSSSTNSKVDLLKQELQLPQEGYQNPTALNAPSYNLGIFPSMLGSQLLQVEGHNNPAHETPRLPSFVGGNPATVPSPNSTPPLPSAAAVSQQSIPMYRQTYPPNFYPYGHYLPPYYMPHMQQFLSHNGGFAQPSTGNVFLPQPPPPGAAASGVKYSLSHLKPGTNAGHPTQYSFQSGGPFITTAGSYASGPTVSSGNSVGNEDHGASQLKENHIYTTGQPTEGSAVWIPAPGQDMSGLQMSSMYNLTQGPRLTFSPMQAGHGGMPGMYPPGQTITSPTFLQQQSPAVAGAAETIGPQSAPYHQAQHTQTNWN, from the exons ATGAGCGGCGGTGGGGAGACTAGGGTTTCAATCCCGGACAATGTAAAGCTCACGATCCAGAACATAAGGGATATGACCGGGAAGCAGCATAGCGACGATGAAATCTACGCCGTGCTCAGGGAGTGCTCTATGGATCCCAACGAGACCGCGCAAAAGCTCTTGTATTTAG ATACCTTTCATGAGGTCAAAAGCAGAAAAGATCGGAGAAAGGAG AACTCGAAGGGCAGAGCATCTGAAGATTCTAAAATGCCACCAGGCACACAGAAGCGAGTTTCTAGGGGTGGTGGCCAAGGGAATTATTCTTCTTACTTTTCTTCTG ATGCCGGTGGTGGGAGGAATTATTTTGCTCGGAGGGAAAATGGGGCCAATAACTTTGCAGATAGAGGTCCCATGTCCTCTCCTGTTAAGCCAgttcagaaaacaaaaaatactGCTGCAGCTCCAGGCACTAA AGCTTCAACCGGCGCACCAAATGGGCTAAAGAACCTACCAAATGGGAACTCTACTCATGGTGACTCCCCCAAATCCCCTATGGGTGTTGACAACAATGTTCGTGAAGGATTTGCAGCTATAGTTGCAAAGAAGTCAGGGGATGCAGCACCTTGTCCTGCTGTTGGAGCATCTACACCTACCTTTGGTTCACTGGATGATGAAAAGTCTGTGTCAATACCTAACCAGCCCCCAGTTTCTGCCACACTAGACTCTGCTTCAACCATTCCGTCTGCTTCAGATCCTGCTATGTCAAATCATACTCAAGGAACCAAAAAAGGTTCTGGTAATGCTGTTGGTTTGGAGTTGTCCAAGAGTGAAAAAACCACCCCAAGCTCTGTTAATTCTGTGCAAAATGGAAAGACTTCAATTGATTCCAAGGTGGCTGAAAACAATGGGGGTATTACGCCTTCACAACCCAATTTACCGTCAAATCATGGTGTTTCCATGGCCCTGATGCCTTATAATAGTGATACACAGTCGCAAATGCCTTCTAATGGTGATAAACAGTCGCAAAATCCTTCTTTTCCTGCCAAAG TGGCCTTACCGGAGGTTGCAACAAATGCTGTTGAAGCTACTCCTCAACTGCCTCGTGACTCGAGAATCTCAGTTGCAAAACATGTTACTTTCCCAAATCATATCCAAGTGCCTGAAGCTTTGAAAAATGTATTGACCTTTGGAAGTATCGATGCTCCTTTTGGAGTGAGAGTAGACTCTGATAAGGGTACTGGTGGTGATAATTTCTCAATGGGTGCTGTTGAGTCTTCCCAGGATACTGATGATACTGCTAAAGAACCTTCTCATAG CAATGATATTGTATCCTCTCGTGCTCAAGgagatttttctgaaaatccagTGTCTTTAGCTAATGCACTTGAAAAATTACCACCGTTGGATAATGTATCTTCaagtacaaactcaaaagtTGATCTGCTGAAGCAGGAATTGCAGTTGCCACAAGAAGGTTACCAGAACCCAACTGCTTTAAATGCCCCAAGCTATAATCTGGGTATCTTTCCGTCAATGCTGGGGAGCCAGCTTTTACAAGTGGAAGGACACAATAATCCAGCGCATGAAACACCCCGCCTTCCGAGCTTTGTT GGTGGCAATCCTGCCACTGTGCCTAGCCCGAACTCAACTCCACCACTGCCAAGCGCGGCAGCTGTCTCTCAGCAGTCCATTCCTATGTACAGGCAGACTTATCCCCCTAATTTCTACCCATACGGCCACTATCTCCCTCCATATTATATGCCACATATGCAGCAATTCTTAAGTCACAACGGCGGCTTTGCTCAGCCTTCAACTGGGAATGTATTTCTACCACAGCCGCCACCACCAGGGGCAGCTGCTTCTGGTGTTAAGTATTCTCTTTCGCATCTCAAGCCTGGTACCAATGCTGGACATCCGACTCAATACAGTTTTCAATCTGGTGGTCCATTTATCACCACCGCTGGCAGTTATGCTTCGGGCCCAACAGTTTCATCTGGAAACTCGGTTGGTAATGAGGATCATGGAGCATCTCAACTGAAGGAAAATCATATCTACACAACTGGACAGCCG ACAGAAGGCTCAGCTGTTTGGATACCTGCTCCAGGACAAGATATGTCCGGCTTGCAGATGAGTTCCATGTACAACCTTACTCAGGGGCCGCGCCTCACCTTCTCACCTATGCAGGCTGGTCACGGTGGCATGCCTGGGATGTATCCACCGGGGCAAACAATTACTTCTCCGACATTTCTGCAACAACAGTCTCCAGCTGTTGCAGGAGCTGCTGAAACGATAGGACCCCAGTCCGCTCCGTATCACCAGGCTCAACATACGCAGACAAATTGGAATTAG